From one Alosa alosa isolate M-15738 ecotype Scorff River chromosome 5, AALO_Geno_1.1, whole genome shotgun sequence genomic stretch:
- the tcn2 gene encoding transcobalamin-2: MNVIFCIVSALVVLATAKPCAQDHDKLLLSLNKQLLRSVEDKDSLPNPSVHLALRLSTTHNLNKETEHLDNLKTKLHNDIESSLSKGQAVLGRLALYILALKSSCHDVNSLTFSVNQKSDSLLTHLKKQMENEKEHIAFSQRPLTNYYQYSLGILTLCLSGVRVNPHVSNKLIHAVERGLIKHGDSLCIDTYAMAGMALQCLKNAGSHVMDATQLEKALDTIKQRLLNSKRADGHMGNEFSTGLAVQALLAMGSDMQACAASMEALREDVRKGTYGNPMAMSQTLPALQQRSYLSLKGKECRNEDDTLVLDTTSPVIVLPSQTTIHLQVEVVKSDNMASTYSVDVPKGSSLLEALTLLQGNQAGFTFEKESSLWGPFLSSVNGEQARQSDRRYWHLSSNGKALGQGVTDYKVEAAQKITIKNSSF, translated from the exons ATGAATGTCATTTTCTGCATTGTGAGTGCTCTGGTTGTTCTGGCAACTGCCAAACCATGTG CACAGGACCATGACAAGCTTTTACTCTCCCTCAATAAGCAGCTGCTTCGTTCTGTTGAGGACAAAGACAGTCTTCCCAATCCCAGTGTGCATCTGGCTCTGCGTCTCTCCACAACTCACAATCTCAACAAGGAGACTGAGCATCTGGACAACCTCAAGACCAAACTTCACAATGACATTGAGAG CTCTCTCAGCAAGGGTCAGGCAGTATTGGGTCGCCTCGCTCTGTACATCCTGGCCTTGAAATCCTCCTGCCATGATGTCAACAGTCTGACGTTTAGTGTCAATCAGAAGAGTGACTCTCTTCTCACACATCTCAAGAAACAGATGGAAAATGAAAAGGAACATATTGCAT TCAGTCAAAGACCACTGACCAATTACTACCAGTATTCTCTTGGCATACTGACCTTGTGTTTGAGTGGAGTCCGAGTGAACCCACACGTTAGCAACAAGCTCATACATGCTGTGGAGCGTGGACTCATCAAGCATGGTGACTCTCTTTGCATTG ACACATATGCCATGGCTGGGATGGCCCTGCAGTGCCTGAAGAATGCTGGCTCCCATGTGATGGATGCCACTCAGCTGGAGAAGGCCCTGGACACCATCAAACAGAGGCTGCTGAACTCTAAGAGAGCTGATGGACACATGGGCAACGAGTTCAGTACAGGACTGGCTGTGCAG GCCCTGCTGGCTATGGGCAGCGACATGCAGGCGTGTGCTGCCTCCATGGAGGCCCTGAGAGAGGATGTGAGGAAGGGCACGTATGGCAACCCCATGGCCATGTCCCAGACTCTACCGGCCCTGCAGCAGCGCTCTTACCTCAGTCTCAAGGGCAAGGAATGCAGGAATGAGGATG atACTTTGGTCCTTGACACTACATCTCCTGTGATAGTGCTCCCAAGCCAGACCACAATACATCTGCAGGTTGAGGTGGTTAAGTCTGACAACATGGCCTCTACTTATTCTGTGGATGTTCCCAAGGGCTCGTCACTCCTTGAGGCACTGACACTTCTTCAGGGAAATCAGGCTGGTTTCAC GTTTGAGAAGGAGTCCAGCTTGTGGGGTCCCTTCCTGAGCTCTGTCAACGGGGAGCAGGCCCGTCAGTCTGACCGCAGATACTGGCACCTGTCATCTAATGGCAAGGCTCTCGGCCAGG GTGTCACAGACTACAAGGTTGAGGCAGCCCAAAAAATCACGATCAAAAACAGTAGTTTCTAA